The Streptomyces sp. NBC_00691 genome has a segment encoding these proteins:
- a CDS encoding acyl-CoA dehydrogenase family protein, whose translation MKSPQSPSSSQSSSAPVHPFDLLAVDGLLTDEEREIRRTVRAVADRELRPHVAGWFEKGEIPARELARTLGGIGVLGMHLEGYGCAGTNAVAYGLACLELEAVDSGLRSLVSVQGSLAMYAIWKYGSEEQKQRWLPKMAAGEYIGCFGLTEPDAGSDPGAMRTNAKRDGSDWILNGTKMWITNGSVADVAVVWARTEEGVRGFLVPADTPGFSAPEIKMKLSLRASVTSELVMEDVRLPADAMLPGARGLSGPLGCLNEARFGIVFGALGAARDCLETAISYARERTVFARSLASYQLTQQKLADMCVELGKGMLLALHLGRLKDAGTLTPEQVSVGKLNNVREAIAIARECRTILGANGITLEYPVLRHANNLESVLTYEGTSEVHSLVIGKALTGEQAFR comes from the coding sequence GTGAAGTCGCCGCAGTCGCCGTCGTCGTCGCAGTCCAGCTCAGCCCCCGTCCACCCCTTCGACCTGCTCGCCGTCGACGGACTGCTGACGGACGAGGAACGCGAGATCCGCCGGACGGTCCGCGCCGTCGCCGACCGCGAGCTGCGCCCGCACGTCGCCGGCTGGTTCGAGAAGGGCGAGATCCCCGCCCGCGAGCTCGCCCGCACCCTCGGCGGCATCGGTGTGCTCGGCATGCACCTGGAGGGCTACGGCTGCGCGGGCACCAACGCCGTCGCGTACGGCCTCGCATGTCTGGAGCTGGAGGCGGTCGACTCCGGACTGCGCTCGCTCGTCTCCGTGCAGGGCTCGCTCGCCATGTACGCGATCTGGAAGTACGGCTCCGAGGAGCAGAAGCAGCGGTGGCTGCCGAAGATGGCGGCGGGGGAGTACATCGGCTGCTTCGGCCTCACCGAGCCCGACGCCGGCTCCGACCCGGGCGCCATGCGGACCAACGCCAAGCGCGACGGATCCGACTGGATCCTCAACGGCACCAAGATGTGGATCACCAACGGCTCGGTGGCCGACGTCGCCGTCGTCTGGGCCCGTACCGAGGAGGGTGTACGCGGCTTCCTCGTCCCTGCGGACACCCCCGGGTTCAGCGCCCCGGAGATCAAGATGAAGCTGTCGCTGCGCGCGAGCGTCACCAGCGAACTGGTCATGGAGGACGTCCGCCTCCCGGCCGACGCGATGCTGCCCGGGGCACGTGGCCTCTCCGGCCCGCTCGGCTGCCTCAACGAGGCCCGTTTCGGCATCGTCTTCGGGGCCCTCGGCGCCGCCCGCGACTGCCTGGAGACGGCGATCTCCTACGCCCGCGAGCGGACCGTCTTCGCCCGCTCGCTCGCCTCGTACCAGCTGACGCAGCAGAAGCTCGCCGACATGTGCGTCGAACTCGGCAAGGGCATGCTGCTCGCCCTCCACCTGGGACGGCTCAAGGACGCGGGCACGCTCACCCCCGAGCAGGTCAGCGTGGGCAAACTGAACAACGTCCGCGAGGCCATCGCCATCGCCCGCGAGTGCCGCACGATCCTGGGCGCCAACGGCATCACCCTGGAGTACCCGGTGCTGCGCCACGCCAACAACCTGGAGTCGGTGCTCACCTACGAGGGCACGAGCG